The DNA segment TTAATTCATTATCTGAAGTTGTGCCTTATTTCTTTGGTGGAAGTGCCGATCTTGCAGGCTCTAACAAAACGACTGTAGAGGGAGAAGAAGACTTCTCACGTGAAAATTATGCAGGTCGTAATGTTTGGTTTGGTGTTCGTGAATTTGCAATGGCCTGTGCGTTAAACGGCATGGCCCTTCATGGTGGGTTGAAAGTTTATGCTGGTACGTTCTTTGTTTTTAGTGACTATCTCCGTCCAGCCTTGCGTTTATCTGCTATTATGAATCTGCCTGTAAACTATGTGTTTACGCATGACTCTGTAGCTGTTGGAGAGGATGGCCCTACCCATGAGCCTGTTGAGCAACTGGCTTCCCTTAGAGCCGTGCCAAACCTTTCCTTAATTCGTCCCGCCGACGGAAACGAGACAACTGCAGCATGGAGAGTTGCTCTTGAGTCAAATACGACTCCAACAGCACTTGTCCTAACTCGTCAAGGCTTGCCGACACTCGAGGGTACAGACGAAAAAGCTTACGAGGGAGTGAAACACGGGGCATACATTCTAAGTGATTCCGATAAACAAACACCTGACGGGATCCTGATGGCCTCTGGTTCTGAAGTGCAGCTAGCTGTACAAGCACAATCTGATCTGAAGACCAAAGGTTATGATGTTCGGGTGGTAAGTATTCCGTCATTTGACCGTTTTAATAATCAAACAAGGGAATATCAAGAAAAAGTATTACCGAATGCAGTGAGAAACCGTCTTGCGATTGAGATGGGAGCATCTTTTGGCTGGGAGCGTTATGTCGGCCTTGATGGCTCTATCATCGGAATCGATACATTCGGCGCATCCGCACCAGGAGAGACTGTTATTAAAAATTACGGTTTTACCGCAGAAAATGTAGTTAAACACGCGGAAAGCTTGATGAATAAATAAATAGAATGGGACTACTGTATATTAATGTACAGTAGTCCGCTTTTAAGTTTTTTCCGTTTTGACAAAAATCGTTGGACTCATAAGCCATATTGTGACAAATTGTTCGCTTGCAGCTCTGTATAATCAGGGACAAGGAGTGATGGAGCTATGCAATTTGTGATCTATGCAATTAAACAAGAAGTGTGTGAACACTATTATTATAAAGTAGAATTGTTAAAACGATTTTTCGAGGAGTGCATTCGTCTCCCTCAGTCAAAATTACATCAAAAACAACTGGATTATATAACCGAAGATTTCTCTTTTAAGGAATGGCTAGGGGATCTCTGCAAGGGGGCCTGGGTAACCCCATTCTCTCAACATAAGAATGGGCATTTATTCAATTATGAACAAAATTATGATATAATCTTAACTGAGAAAAGCTGTTGTCTACTACAGTGTGACAGCCTCTGGCAAGCAGAAAGGGTTCTATTTCAACCACTAAGAATGTGTGATCAAACGTTTTTTATTGTAGAGGAAAACGGCGAGCATTACGGATGGGTTTCCCCTCTTTCAAGTCAGCGTCTGTTATCGTAAAATGCCCTATTGTATTCCTATGAGCATTTTACTATACTGTTATGGGAGACAATACGAAGGAGGAAGACGTTTAAATGACTTTGGGCATAGTATGGGTCATCATCATTGCCGTTTTGGCTCTCATTGGCGGAGTAGCCTTGGGCTTTTTCATAGCGAGAAGATATATGATGAACTATTTAAAGAAGAACCCACCAATTAATGAGCAAATGCTTCGCACAATGATGATGCAAATGGGGCAAAAGCCATCACAGAAGAAAATTAACCAAATGATGCGTTCGATGAATAATCAACAGAATAAATGATAATTGCTAGCCCTTTCTGCCATACATATGGAAGAAAGGGCTTTTGATTGCAATATAGTATCTAGCTATGGACCCTAAATCCCCTGGAATTATCAGGTGGAAAGCCGAAGTCCTTGTAATAGAATAGACAGTCTCCTTCAAGGATTATTCTGTTTTCTCAACAAACGTCAACAGATGTTCACAACTGAATCATCGTTTTTTTGAATTTGGTCTGATACAATAGGATTCGAGTCTAAAGGTGGGGGCGTTATTATGTCAGATATAAATATATTTTTAGCGTTTGGTGCTGGCTTTCTTTCCTTTATATCACCATGTGTTCTTCCTTTGTATCCCGTTTTCCTATCTTACATAACAGGGATGAGCATAAATGAATTAAAAGAAGATAATGGAATGCTTAAGAAGAAGAGCCTCACTCATACCGTATTATTCTTGCTTGGTTTTACGACTATTTTTATAATTTTAGGTTTTTCAGGGTCTTTATTCTCCCAATTTTTCATTCAAAATGAGGAGATTATCCGTCGGGTTGGAGCCATTCTGATCATCTTCTTCGGATTTGTGATCATTGGTGTGTTCAACTTCCGATTTCTAATGAAGGATCGCAAAGTCACTTTTAAAAATCGTCCTACCGGATATCTAGGTTCATTTATTATAGGGCTGACATTTTCACTAGGCTGGACACCTTGTATGGGACCGATCCTGGCTTCCGTATTGGCGCTTGCTGCTGATAACTCGGAGCTATTCCTCGTAATGATGATATCCTACTCTCTAGGTTTTTCTATTCCATTCCTAGTCCTCTCCTTTTTTATCGGGAAATTGGACTGGATCAAACGACATAGCGGTAAAATTATGAAAATCGGTGGATATATTATGATTTTCATGGGGGTTGCTTTGTACTTTGATTGGATGACGAAATTAACTTCCTATCTTGCAGGGTTATTTGGCTTCCAAGGTTTTTAATCAAAATCCATTCATGATGCTGGTTGGGGAACTTTTCGTAGGATGCTCATATACAAGTGTCATCACAACGGGGGAGAACTGGTCAAAGTAAAGGCGCACTTTACCAGTCAAGAGTGCTCCCATTGCGATCACAGAGTGAAAAAATCATTATCCGTTCGTAGGCATGTTTGTAAACATTGTGGAACGGTATTAGATCGTGACCACAATGCCGCCATCAACATAGAAAAAGCTGGACGAAACCAGCTAGGTCTGACTCCAACTGCCTAATAATCACGTGGAAACTGTAGGTCGAGGTCTCGCCCGAACAGTATAAACAACGCCTCTGGAGACTGTGTAAGCCTGGGGTCGTCAAGAACAAAGTAACGGTCGTTGAATGAGGAAATTCGCTTTTACAGGTAGCTCCATCAAAATCTTGGGTTTAGATGGAGAGGCTCACTTAGATGGCAATCCAATGAACTTTGTATTATGATGAACATATTGAAACTTTTTGAAGGAGCTTGATCATGACTAGGACAAACGACTTAATATTACGAACGACGACTTCGATTATTGCTTTTATCCTTCTTGGGTTCTCACTCTATTTATTTTTTGCCGGGCATAACGCTCCTGGTGGAGGTTTTGTTGGTGGTTTGATGGCTGTTGCAGCCCTTGTTCTGATGTATATGGCTTATGGCCTAAATGCTATGGAAAAAGTGATTCGCGTTAACTTTCGCTACATGACTTTTACCGGACTACTTATTGCTGTTGCTACAGGTATAGGCTCGTTTGCGTTTGGGGAACCATTCTTAAGTCAAACTTTTGCTTATTTCCAGCTACCTATCTTAGGGAGAACAGAACTAGCTACAGCTCTATTATTTGATTTAGGAGTATACTTGACGGTAATCGGCATCTCCATGACGATTATCTTAACGGTCGCAAACGATACCGAGTAAGTGTTCGGTAAGGAGGGGCAGACTGAGATGAGCGGTCTCGATGCTCTCCTTCTACTGGTTGTGAAGCTATACGATGAACCGCCTGTGTTAGATGCGATGGAGTTAGTGTTGAATTAAACTTATTATGGGATCGTAAGAAAGAGTGAAATCTTTATGTTTTGGATTATTGCAAGCACAGTGGTAGCTACGTGTATGGCTACGGGAATGATATTTGTCCGGCTTCGGGCAGCTAAAAAGCCTGCGAGTGTAAAGAAAATTATATTACCCCCGCTTTTCATGAGTACGGGGGCATTCATGTTTTTGTTTCCGGTATTTCGCGTGCAATGGAGCCAGGTTGCTGAGGCAGTTTGTGTAGGTATTCTTTTTTCCTTTTTTCTCATCCGTACATCAAAATTTGAAGTGCGGGAGGACAAGATTTATTTAAAGCCGTCAAAAGCGTTCGTCTTTATTTTATTTGGACTACTTATCTTGCGTATTGTACTTAAGCTCATCATAGGGCAGACGATAGCGTTCGGACAAATGAGCGGGATGTTCTTTCTGCTGGCCCTTGGTATGATCATAACATGGCGTTTAGCCATGCTCAGACAATACCTACAATTGGAAAGAACATTATAACTACTTATTTAGCCTCTTGACTATGTCAGGAGGCTTTTGAACTCGTTCAATTTTAAAAAGATCGTGCCCCCGAAATGGCACGATCTTTTTAGCGATCAAATAAAGGCTGGTATGGTGTAATGTCAATTTCTTTTTCGTTAAGCTTTTTGATTAAAAATTTATGATCACGTTTAGGTGTAGCAAGAATATAACCTTCTATGATGACGTCTTGTGTGATCTTGGAGCATTTCTTTTCTATGGCCACTTGTCCAATTCTTCCGGCAATTTTCTGTTTAGCAATGTCTCGGAATAACTCGGGAACAGGGGAAACAAGTTCTTCAAGCAATGCTTTTTGTTCTGGTTTCCACATATGGATTGTCCGCTCTATATAATATTCTTCCCAATCAATTGTTGATTTTCCATCTTCTTTTGGCATTCGCTTAAGGAACTTGCGAAACATGAAAAACCCGCCAATTCCCATAAGCGTGACCATGATGACAATCCACCCGACAATAAATAGGGCAAAGCCACCTGACATATTATCACCTGTTTCATCATTTAAATAGTTTAACATTGCTTACATTTATAATTATAAAAGCTTCGGTAAGGAAAGACAAGAAGAAGTGTGAGCTTTTATGTGGCGCCATGAGAGGAGAATTGTCGAAGTCATCAAAAGCATGTCTAAATATTTTACATATGAATCGTTTTCATTTAAAATAAAGGGTGCATATTTGTGAACTTTTATAAAAAAGGGTGCAAATGAACATTTTTTTGGGGAATGGGGAAGCTGATACACAGCCTCGCCGTTTAATTTTGATGAGGAGGTAAAGGAATATGGCTAGCAATGCATTTAATGCTCGCAAACAATTTGACTTAAATGGCAAAACGTACAACTATTACGATCTAAAAGCCTTAGAAGATGCGGGACATGGCAAGATTTCCCGTCTGCCTTTCTCCATTCGTATTCTGCTTGAATCTCTGCTTCGTCAGCATGATGGACGTGTGATTCATGATGGTCACGTAGAGAGTCTAGCAAACTGGGGAACTAGTAAATCAAAAGGGGAAGATGTTCCATTTAAACCTTCCCGTGTAATTTTACAAGACTTCACTGGTGTTCCGGCAGTTGTCGATCTTGCTTCACTTCGTAAAGCAATGGTTGATATGGGAGGAAGCCCTGATGAAATCAACCCAGAAGTACCCGTAGATCTAGTTATTGACCATTCTGTACAGGTTGATAAATATGGTACAGCTGACTCGTTGAATACAAATATGGAGCTTGAATTCGAACGAAATCAAGAACGCTATGAATTTCTACACTGGGCTCAAAAAGCGTTTAATAACTATCGTGCTGTTCCACCAGCAACGGGTATCGTTCACCAGGTAAACTTAGAATACATTGCAAATGTCGTTCATGCGAAAGAGAACGATGAAGGTACTGTTGATACTTACCCTGATACATTAGTTGGGACAGACTCCCATACGACAATGATTAATGGTCTTGGCGTGCTTGGATGGGGCGTTGGCGGCATCGAAGCGGAAGCTGGCATGTTGGGGCAACCTTCCTACTTTCCTGCACCTGAGGTTATTGGCGTGAAACTTAACGGAAGTTTCCCGCAAGGAACAACAGCTACTGACTTAGCGTTAAAAGTTACACAAAAGCTAAGAGAACAAAACGTTGTTGGTAAATTTGTTGAATTCTTCGGACCTGGTTTGCAGGAAATGCCGCTTGCTGATCGTGCGACGATCTCAAACATGGCACCAGAGTATGGCGCTACGTGCGGTTTCTTCCCGGTTGACGGCGAATCTCTAGAATACATGCGTTTAACAGGACGCAGTGAAGAGCAAATTGACCTTGTTGAAAAATATTGTAAAGAAAACAATCTTTGGTATGACCCATCTCTAGAAGATCCTGAATTCACATCATTGGTTGAAATTGAATTAAGTGACCTTGAGCCAAACTTATCTGGTCCTAAGCGTCCACAAGACTTAATTCCGCTTTCTCAAATGAAAGAGTCCTTTACTAAAGCAATTACTGGACCAGCTGGAAACCACGGGTTTGGCTTAGACAAGTCAGAGTTTGACAAAGAAGCAGAAGTTGAATTTGCAAATGGCAAGAAAGCAGTTATGAAAACAGGTGCTTTAGCCATTGCCGCCATCACTTCTTGTACCAACACTTCTAACCCGCACGTGATGCTAGGTGCAGGATTAGTTGCTAAAAAGGCAATTGAAAAAGGCCTTGATGTGCCTGAATATGTGAAGACATCACTGGCCCCAGGTTCCAAAGTTGTTACACGTTACCTTGAAGATGCGGGATTAATGACGTACTTGAATCAATTAGGCTTTAACTTAGTAGGATACGGCTGTACAACTTGTATCGGGAACTCCGGTCCATTGCTTCCTGAGATTGAAAAGGCGATTGCTGATAATGATTTAACAGCATCTTCTGTTCTCTCTGGTAACCGTAACTTTGAAGGTCGTATTCACCCGCTTGTCAAAGCAAACTATTTAGCTTCTCCGCCACTAGTTGTTGCTTATGCACTAGCTGGAACGGTTGATATCGATCTCAAGAAGGAAGCGCTTGGTACTGATAAAGATGGTAAGCCAGTATACTTCGACGATATTTGGCCAACACAAGAGGAAATCAAAGCTGAGATCTCTCGCGCGGTTACGCCTGAAATTTTCCGTAAAGAGTATGAGAATGTCTTCAATTCGAACGAAAAATGGAATGAGATCGACACGACAGATGAGCCTTTATATGATTGGAACGACAATTCTACGTATATCCAGAACCCGCCGTTCTTTGAAGAATTATCTCGTGATCCAGAAACTGTTAAACCTCTAAATGGCATGCGCGTTGTTGGTAAGTTTGGTGATTCCGTAACAACTGACCACATTTCTCCAGCAGGTGCAATTCCTAAAGATATGCCGGCAGGGGAATACCTTCAGGAGAATAACGTGTCACCTCGTAACTTCAACTCTTACGGCTCACGCCGAGGGAATCATGAAGTAATGATGCGTGGTACGTTTGGTAACATCCGTATCCGCAACGGATTAGCTCCAGAGACAGAAGGTGGCTTCACAACGTACTGGCCTACCGAGGAAGTGATGCCTATTTACACAGCAGCTATGAAATACAAAGAGGACCAAACGCCTCTAGTTGTTATTGCTGGTAATGATTACGGCATGGGAAGCTCTCGTGACTGGGCAGCTAAAGGAACAGACCTTCTAGGAATTAAAACGGTTATTGCTCAAAGCTTTGAGCGTATTCACCGTTCAAACCTTGTGATGATGGGTGTTCTTCCATTGCAGTTCAAAGAAGGAGATACGATTGAATCTCTAGGATTAACAGGGCGTGAAACGATTGATGTTCAAGTGGATGAATCTGTTAAGCCTCATGATCTTGTAAAAGTAACTGCAACAGACGAAGAGGGCAATAAGAAGGAATTCGATGTTGTTGCTCGTTTCGATAGTGAGGTAGAGGTGGATTACTATCGCCATGGTGGAATTCTTCAAATGGTGCTACGTAACAAATTAAACTAAATTATTATCTTCAGGCCGCTCTTCATGAGCGGCCTTTTAATATGTGTACAATCCTTTCCATATGACATTTTTTCAAACAATGGGTCTGACTGCTTTACAAGACATTGTAAACATCTATATTGTTATGTATAAAGGTAAAGTGGTTTATAGTTTGTACGCCTTATAAAGTTAAATTTTATAGCTAGTAAAGGCATGTCTGCTCTCTTAGATTGATATGTATAAAAAGGGGATCCTTTTATTGCTTTTTTGGACTTCTAAAAAGGGTGGTTGAGAATGATTAAACAAATCGGAGCAGGACTTTTTTTAATGGTGTTAATAGGTATTGTTGTGTTTAATGTTTTTAATGAGGATAGGGAAGGGTCTTCAGAGGGTGAGGTGGTCGAATATAACGTTACAGGCGATGCTTCACAGGAAGGGACAAGCATCACACCGCCCAACGCTCCGGATGGCCTTAAAGTAGGTGATAAAGCTCCTGATTTCACTTTAAAGACCCTTGAAGGAGAGACTTTACGTTTATCCGATTTACGTGGACAGAAGGTGATGTTAAACTTTTGGGCAACATGGTGCCCCCATGTCGTGAAGAAATGCCTAGAATGGAAAAGTTTCAGCAAGAATACGGTGACGAAGTTCAAATTGTGGCTGTGAATGCAACAGGTTCTGAAAGCGGTATAAAAAAAGTGAGAAACTATATAGAAGATGGTGGATATACTTTTCCAGTCGTATTAGACAAAGAGCTTAATGTAAACAACGATTATCAGGCGATTGCCCTTCCGACTACATACTTCATCGGGACTGATGGTGTCATTCAACAGCCACGCAAGGTTGGACCGATGAGTTATGATTTTATGCTGGAAATGAAGAATGCGTTAAATTAGGAATATTTTGTTTTGAACATGGGAATCCTTTCATAACAAAAGGAGCGATTCTTATGAGAAGAAAACAAAAGATAACTTATAGTGAGCGCGTTCAGGAGAATATCCGGTTAATTAAAGCTGACCAAAAGCTGCTTGACCAAATTGATGAACGGATTGAACAACGTCATCACAACCGTATAAAGCAGATCCCTTCATAAAACAGGGGATCTGCTTTTTTGCTTTTGTAATGGGCATGTTAATCTACATAAGAAATAGACTATGATAAAATTGAAAAGTGATGATGGAAGGAAGTGAAGCCGTGGATAAATCAATTAAAACGTGGAGCAGCCTTGATCAAGAACCACAGATTACAGAAATTGAAGCATTGCGTTTGATGAATAATGAGGAAATTATGGATGGAGAAATAAAAGCACTCCTTTATATTGTCCTCGCCTATCATCGGATGAAGCGACATAAAAACAAGGATCCACTTGCCGATCAATTTATTGATGAAGCACGGGTGATCGATCCTGACAATTCTTTAGTTCGTGACTTATATGAGTCGATCCAGCTCCTTAAAGCTTATACATTGTTAAAGGAAACACCATATGAACAATGGATCCTTCATGAAACCGATCATGATTCCGCAAAAGGGAAAAAAGCGCAGGTCATGTATGATGAAGTGGAGGTTGTACAACAGCAATGGAATGAAGAGCTTGCAACTAAAAATATGGTTGATGCGACAAGCCGCCGTCTCAAATTGTATCAAGAAGTCTATGAGCACTTATCATCTTTAAAAGAAATATTAGCAGAAGCACTCGATTCAATTGAACATCGGCGTATTCATATCCCGGTTAAACAAGTAAATGAGAAAACAAGAAAACTCACTGAATACCAAGATGAATTGTATAAACGTCTTCCACATTTTTTAACAATATCAGTAAATGAGAATCCACTTGAGTCCTTTGACCAGATGGTGGGCTTATCCGATGTGAAGAAGTATATTAAGCATTATTATCAGTTTTTAAAATATCAACAACATCGGCGTCATATCGGGTTCTCTATGGTGGATGACCCTGGCCTTCACATGATTATTACTGGAAACCCTGGTACAGGGAAAACAACGATCGCTAGATTCCTGGCGAACATTTATTATGAACTCGGGATCCTGGATACAAAAGAGGTGGTTGAAGTCAATCGTTCCCATCTTGTTGGTTCATATGTAGGGCAAAGTGAAGAAAATACAATGAATTATGTTCAGCAAGCTGTCGGTGGTGTTCTTTTTATTGACGAAGCCTATAGTTTGAAGCGAGAAGGCCAGACAGGAAATGATTATGGACAAGCTGTTATCGATACTCTCGTATCTGCCATGACCGGTAAGGAATATGGCGGTAAATTCGCCGTTATTTTAGCTGGTTATCCTGAAGAAATGCGGCAGTTTCTTTGGTCAAACCCAGGTCTTCGCAGCAGATTTCCAGAACAAAATCACATTGAACTGCCAGATTATCAGCTTAATGAGCTTCTGCAAATCGCTGAGGATGCGGCGCTTGAGAATGACTTTTTCTTTACTGAACAGGCGCTAAGATTGTTTGAATCCCTTATTGAGAAAGAACGCGTGGATGATTCATTTGGAAATGCACGAACTGTTCGCAACCTCGTATTGAAAACGATCTTTCAAAAGGGGGCTTCCGAACAGCTCGAAGATAAGCAACATTGGTTAGATCACATGAGAATAAATGAGCAGGATTTAAACTTTGAAGAAACAAATGATCACGACTCCGTTTCACCTATAGATCGACTTCATTCCCTTATTGGATTGAACAGTGTGAAAGAAGAAGTTGAGAAACTCTCTTCCTTTGTTCAGGCCCAACAGAAGAGGAAAAAGCTAGGGTATCCAGTCGTACCGATTCAGCTTCATTCGGTATTCTCCGGGAACCCTGGTACGGGTAAGACCACTGTGGCCGACATTTATGCACAGATTCTAAAGAAATGTGGTCTTTTGAAACGTGGACATATGGTGGTAGCCTCAAGAAGTGATCTCGTTGCGGGATACGTTGGCCAAACAGCAATGAAAACGAAACGTAAAGTACGTGAAGCTCTCGGCGGTGTATTGTTTATCGATGAAGCCTATGCTTTATATAATGGTGGACGTGATGACTTTGGGAAAGAAGCGATCGAAACCCTCGTTGATGAGATGACACGTCATAATGAAAACTTGGTCGTCATCTTGGCTGGGTATAAGCAGGAAATCAGACAATTGATCGCCAGCAACCCTGGATTATCTTCTCGATTTAAAAAGTATTTAACTTTTCCTGACTATGATGAACACGAGCTCTTGGACATGCTTGTTTACCAAACAGGCCAATATGGCTATCAACTTGGAGACAATGTTGAACAGCTTCTATTAGATTTATTTCAATCGCATGAAATAGAGGGAAATGGGAGGTTCATCAATAATTTAGTTAATGAAGCAATCCAATATCAAGCGATTCGTCTAATAGATAAGGAAGAAGATGACTGGCATACCATCACGCATAATGACATTACAAATGCTTGGCACATTGTTCGGAGGGAGGCTTAAGAATGAAAATAAACGAAACCCCAATTAACGTTCGCTACCAGGAAACAGACATGATGGGGGTAGTCTACCACGCCAATTATTTAGTTTGGTTTGAAATCGGTCGGACAGCCTTTATTGAGGATCTGGGTTATAAATATCACGAAATTGAGCAGCAAGGAGTTTATTCTCCAGTCGTAGATGTAACGATCAACTATAAAAACCCTGTTCGCTACGGGGATGATGTCCATGTCGTTACATGGATCGACGATTATGATGGTCTGAGAATTACGTACGGCTATGAAGTAAGGTATGAGGAGGGGGAAGTAGCTGTTAAAGGTACGACGAAGCATGTCATCGTTAAACAGGACAGCTTTCGGCCGGTATCCATTCGCAGAAGTTTCCCTGACTGGCATGAAGCCTATGTGCAGGCAATGGAGTCTTCAAAATAAATGGCTTTTGGTGTGAAAAGACAGGAGCTGCAAAAGTGGAAGAGCCAAGTTCTAAACGGGGAAATTGCTTTTCTGACACATTATTGGCTTGACGATAGATTTCCCGGCTGTGATACAGTAACCAAGGTAGGATGTACGAATCTAGATAAGCTGGCTGCCTGGGGGGAACGATACAATCTACAGAAAGCGTGGATTCACAACGATCCTAACTTTCCGCATTTTGATCTTTTTGGTGAGAGGCAATATGATATTTTACAAAAAGAAGAACAATGGGAACAAATTAAGCGATTTTCCTTAGCAAAATAAGACACCCTCTTATGATGGTGTCTTATTTTCATTCATATTCAAATTCCGGTTCATCCCATTTTTCACTGAGCAGTACTTTTAATGAATGGTTATCAAAGTACCATTCATCGGTTTCTTCAACGAAATATTCGACTTGATTGACTTTCGTCGAGGCGATAGGTTCTTGTTTTACGTCTTCGCGAATAGCCAGAGAGAACCCTGGTTGCAATCCCCCAACTCCTCCATAGCGTACATAAAAGCGGATGGATGTCTCTCCCTCTATATCTAGTTCATTCTCATACCACTTAGCTGCTTCTTCTGTTACATGTAAATTCATGGACTCATCTCCTAAATATACATCGTGTAATTGTTGTCTATCCCTAACCAAATCATCTTAAACATCAATGAAAGAAAATATCCCGTCCTTTAGCGGTCTGGAACATCTTTATGGTGATCGTTCTTTAAGGGAACGGGATCAAAACCACCCTTATGAAAAGGATGACACTTACACACACGTATTATTGTTAAATAGGTTCCTTTTAAAAAGCCAAATCGCCTTAATGATTCGATCCCATATTCGGAACAAGTCGGCTGGAAGCGGCAGCTCGGCGGGGTCATAGGGCTTATGAACTTACGATAAAACGTAATCAGACCAATCAGGAGTTGCTTCATAAAACCACCTTATTCAGCAGAATCTTCCCGCTTTTTATCATAACTTAAGGTTGCCACCGCATCATGTAAATGAATGGACTCCTCATTACGACAGCTTACTTCAAATGCTTCAACAAAATCATATTCGTATAAATCAGCAGCAACTAAGCGTACGATGTCCTCGACGAAGCGGGGGTTTTCATAAGCTTGTTCTGTTACCATTTTCTCATCTGGACGTTTTAATACAGGGTGAATCCGGGCACTTGCATTACTTTCAGCAGCATCAAGCAATACGGCTTTCCAGTCAACTTGCTGTTCATCAAAGTCTTCTGTTAATTTCACGCTCATCGTAACATTTCCTCGTTGATTATGAGCACTGTATTCGCTGATTTCCTTAGAGCAAGGGCACAGTGTCGTAATTTTGCCCGTCAGTTCAACGGTAATATCATAACCTGTTGCTTGATCATAAAGCACTTTAATCGTAGCATCCGCATGGTTCATGCCGGTTAGATCAGAAAAAGGGCCTTTTCTTTCAAAGAACC comes from the Halobacillus shinanisalinarum genome and includes:
- a CDS encoding DUF2621 domain-containing protein, producing MSGGFALFIVGWIVIMVTLMGIGGFFMFRKFLKRMPKEDGKSTIDWEEYYIERTIHMWKPEQKALLEELVSPVPELFRDIAKQKIAGRIGQVAIEKKCSKITQDVIIEGYILATPKRDHKFLIKKLNEKEIDITPYQPLFDR
- a CDS encoding CcdC family protein; translated protein: MFWIIASTVVATCMATGMIFVRLRAAKKPASVKKIILPPLFMSTGAFMFLFPVFRVQWSQVAEAVCVGILFSFFLIRTSKFEVREDKIYLKPSKAFVFILFGLLILRIVLKLIIGQTIAFGQMSGMFFLLALGMIITWRLAMLRQYLQLERTL
- a CDS encoding Na(+)/H(+) antiporter subunit B; protein product: MTRTNDLILRTTTSIIAFILLGFSLYLFFAGHNAPGGGFVGGLMAVAALVLMYMAYGLNAMEKVIRVNFRYMTFTGLLIAVATGIGSFAFGEPFLSQTFAYFQLPILGRTELATALLFDLGVYLTVIGISMTIILTVANDTE
- a CDS encoding FbpB family small basic protein, with product MRRKQKITYSERVQENIRLIKADQKLLDQIDERIEQRHHNRIKQIPS
- a CDS encoding YneF family protein, whose protein sequence is MTLGIVWVIIIAVLALIGGVALGFFIARRYMMNYLKKNPPINEQMLRTMMMQMGQKPSQKKINQMMRSMNNQQNK
- a CDS encoding cytochrome c biogenesis CcdA family protein, which codes for MSDINIFLAFGAGFLSFISPCVLPLYPVFLSYITGMSINELKEDNGMLKKKSLTHTVLFLLGFTTIFIILGFSGSLFSQFFIQNEEIIRRVGAILIIFFGFVIIGVFNFRFLMKDRKVTFKNRPTGYLGSFIIGLTFSLGWTPCMGPILASVLALAADNSELFLVMMISYSLGFSIPFLVLSFFIGKLDWIKRHSGKIMKIGGYIMIFMGVALYFDWMTKLTSYLAGLFGFQGF
- the sirA gene encoding sporulation inhibitor of replication protein SirA, whose translation is MQFVIYAIKQEVCEHYYYKVELLKRFFEECIRLPQSKLHQKQLDYITEDFSFKEWLGDLCKGAWVTPFSQHKNGHLFNYEQNYDIILTEKSCCLLQCDSLWQAERVLFQPLRMCDQTFFIVEENGEHYGWVSPLSSQRLLS
- the acnA gene encoding aconitate hydratase AcnA — encoded protein: MASNAFNARKQFDLNGKTYNYYDLKALEDAGHGKISRLPFSIRILLESLLRQHDGRVIHDGHVESLANWGTSKSKGEDVPFKPSRVILQDFTGVPAVVDLASLRKAMVDMGGSPDEINPEVPVDLVIDHSVQVDKYGTADSLNTNMELEFERNQERYEFLHWAQKAFNNYRAVPPATGIVHQVNLEYIANVVHAKENDEGTVDTYPDTLVGTDSHTTMINGLGVLGWGVGGIEAEAGMLGQPSYFPAPEVIGVKLNGSFPQGTTATDLALKVTQKLREQNVVGKFVEFFGPGLQEMPLADRATISNMAPEYGATCGFFPVDGESLEYMRLTGRSEEQIDLVEKYCKENNLWYDPSLEDPEFTSLVEIELSDLEPNLSGPKRPQDLIPLSQMKESFTKAITGPAGNHGFGLDKSEFDKEAEVEFANGKKAVMKTGALAIAAITSCTNTSNPHVMLGAGLVAKKAIEKGLDVPEYVKTSLAPGSKVVTRYLEDAGLMTYLNQLGFNLVGYGCTTCIGNSGPLLPEIEKAIADNDLTASSVLSGNRNFEGRIHPLVKANYLASPPLVVAYALAGTVDIDLKKEALGTDKDGKPVYFDDIWPTQEEIKAEISRAVTPEIFRKEYENVFNSNEKWNEIDTTDEPLYDWNDNSTYIQNPPFFEELSRDPETVKPLNGMRVVGKFGDSVTTDHISPAGAIPKDMPAGEYLQENNVSPRNFNSYGSRRGNHEVMMRGTFGNIRIRNGLAPETEGGFTTYWPTEEVMPIYTAAMKYKEDQTPLVVIAGNDYGMGSSRDWAAKGTDLLGIKTVIAQSFERIHRSNLVMMGVLPLQFKEGDTIESLGLTGRETIDVQVDESVKPHDLVKVTATDEEGNKKEFDVVARFDSEVEVDYYRHGGILQMVLRNKLN